From Diospyros lotus cultivar Yz01 chromosome 4, ASM1463336v1, whole genome shotgun sequence, a single genomic window includes:
- the LOC127798934 gene encoding (-)-germacrene D synthase-like isoform X2, with product MALYTAQVEVKAEAEATRRSANFHPSIWGDRFLVYYASSAPSATEGVDVSAEQRRHEELKERIRTTLVTAASADLIDAIQRLGVAYHFESEIEAALQRMNRTWHHRRLDDAGNGVYGTALTFRLLRQQGFPVSSDVFKEVKGREGEFKDCLTRDVEALLSLYEAAHLRVRGEDVLDELAAFTTAQLESALPDLGDALAGKVIHALNQPVRTGLTRVEARKYVSLFEPKGHDDTLLLEFAKLDFNLLQKLHQRELSEITRWWKDLDVPKKLSFARDRVVECYFWIMGVYFEPQYELGRRILTKVIALTSIIDDTYDAYGTFEELALFTDAVEKWHVGAARQLPEYMRLCYKALLDVYNMIEEEMVKQERSYAVDYAKLAMKKLVRAYFEEAKWFHQGHTPSMEEYMQVALVTSAYEMISTNSFVGMGDLATQDAFDWVSSHPLIVRASSVICRLMDDLVSHKERGHIASAVECYMEQYKTSEEKAVVELEKQVGDAWKDINAEMLQPTAVPMPLLVRVDNLARVINVVYKNNDGYTRSGTKLKDFITSTLIEVVPT from the exons ATGGCATTATACACAGCGCAGGTTGAGGTTAAGGCTGAGGCTGAGGCCACCCGTCGCTCTGCCAATTTCCATCCTTCCATTTGGGGGGATCGTTTCCTTGTTTATTATGCTTCTTCTGCTCCGTCTGCTACG GAGGGAGTGGATGTAAGCGCAGAGCAGCGGCGACACGAGGAGCTGAAAGAGCGGATAAGAACGACATTGGTGACAGCTGCTTCTGCCGACTTGATCGATGCCATCCAACGCCTGGGCGTGGCTTACCATTTCGAGAGCGAGATCGAGGCAGCATTGCAGCGCATGAACAGGACCTGGCATCATCGACGACTCGATGACGCCGGCAACGGTGTTTATGGCACTGCTCTCACTTTTCGGCTGCTCAGACAACAGGGATTTCCTGTGTCTTCTG ATGTGTTCAAGGAGGTGAAGGGAAGAGAGGGCGAGTTTAAGGATTGCTTAACAAGAGATGTGGAGGCACTGCTAAGCTTGTACGAGGCTGCGCATCTCAGGGTGCGGGGAGAAGACGTCTTGGATGAGTTGGCCGCCTTCACCACTGCCCAGTTGGAGTCTGCCCTACCGGACCTAGGCGATGCTCTTGCCGGCAAGGTGATACATGCTCTAAACCAGCCCGTCCGGACGGGCCTGACAAGGGTAGAGGCAAGGAAATATGTCTCTTTGTTTGAGCCAAAAGGCCATGATGATACACTCCTCCTGGAGTTTGCCAAGTTAGATTTCAACCTGTTGCAGAAGCTACACCAAAGAGAGCTTAGTGAGATCACAAG gtgGTGGAAAGATTTAGATGTGCCAAAGAAACTGTCATTTGCAAGAGATAGAGTGGTGGAGTGCTACTTTTGGATAATGGGAGTGTATTTCGAACCCCAGTATGAGCTCGGTAGAAGGATACTAACCAAAGTGATTGCTCTAACCTCCATTATAGACGACACATATGATGCCTATGGAACCTTTGAAGAACTTGCCCTCTTCACTGATGCAGTTgaaaa GTGGCATGTGGGTGCTGCACGTCAACTTCCAGAGTACATGAGGCTGTGTTACAAAGCATTGCTTGATGTTTACAACATGATTGAGGAGGAGATGGTCAAGCAAGAAAGGTCTTACGCTGTTGACTATGCAAAATTAGCA ATGAAGAAGCTAGTAAGGGCCTACTTTGAGGAGGCTAAATGGTTCCACCAAGGCCACACTCCGTCCATGGAAGAGTACATGCAAGTGGCGCTTGTAACCAGTGCTTATGAGATGATTTCGACCAATTCATTTGTTGGGATGGGTGATTTAGCCACCCAAGACGCCTTTGATTGGGTATCAAGTCACCCTTTAATTGTTAGGGCTTCCTCTGTTATATGTCGGCTCATGGATGATCTGGTTAGCCACAAG GAGAGAGGGCACATAGCCTCTGCTGTGGAATGCTACATGGAACAGTATAAAACATCAGAGGAAAAGGCAGTGGTTGAACTTGAGAAGCAAGTTGGAGATGCATGGAAGGACATTAATGCAGAGATGTTACAACCAACTGCAGTGCCAATGCCTTTGCTTGTGCGAGTAGACAATCTTGCTAGAGTGATAAATGTTGTGTACAAGAACAACGATGGTTACACTCGTTCTGGGACGAAGCTTAAGGATTTTATCACCTCCACACTTATTGAGGTCGTGCCCACCTAG
- the LOC127798934 gene encoding (-)-germacrene D synthase-like isoform X1 encodes MALYTAQVEVKAEAEATRRSANFHPSIWGDRFLVYYASSAPSATEGVDVSAEQRRHEELKERIRTTLVTAASADLIDAIQRLGVAYHFESEIEAALQRMNRTWHHRRLDDAGNGVYGTALTFRLLRQQGFPVSSDVFKEVKGREGEFKDCLTRDVEALLSLYEAAHLRVRGEDVLDELAAFTTAQLESALPDLGDALAGKVIHALNQPVRTGLTRVEARKYVSLFEPKGHDDTLLLEFAKLDFNLLQKLHQRELSEITRWWKDLDVPKKLSFARDRVVECYFWIMGVYFEPQYELGRRILTKVIALTSIIDDTYDAYGTFEELALFTDAVEKWHVGAARQLPEYMRLCYKALLDVYNMIEEEMVKQERSYAVDYAKLAMKKLVRAYFEEAKWFHQGHTPSMEEYMQVALVTSAYEMISTNSFVGMGDLATQDAFDWVSSHPLIVRASSVICRLMDDLVSHKFEQERGHIASAVECYMEQYKTSEEKAVVELEKQVGDAWKDINAEMLQPTAVPMPLLVRVDNLARVINVVYKNNDGYTRSGTKLKDFITSTLIEVVPT; translated from the exons ATGGCATTATACACAGCGCAGGTTGAGGTTAAGGCTGAGGCTGAGGCCACCCGTCGCTCTGCCAATTTCCATCCTTCCATTTGGGGGGATCGTTTCCTTGTTTATTATGCTTCTTCTGCTCCGTCTGCTACG GAGGGAGTGGATGTAAGCGCAGAGCAGCGGCGACACGAGGAGCTGAAAGAGCGGATAAGAACGACATTGGTGACAGCTGCTTCTGCCGACTTGATCGATGCCATCCAACGCCTGGGCGTGGCTTACCATTTCGAGAGCGAGATCGAGGCAGCATTGCAGCGCATGAACAGGACCTGGCATCATCGACGACTCGATGACGCCGGCAACGGTGTTTATGGCACTGCTCTCACTTTTCGGCTGCTCAGACAACAGGGATTTCCTGTGTCTTCTG ATGTGTTCAAGGAGGTGAAGGGAAGAGAGGGCGAGTTTAAGGATTGCTTAACAAGAGATGTGGAGGCACTGCTAAGCTTGTACGAGGCTGCGCATCTCAGGGTGCGGGGAGAAGACGTCTTGGATGAGTTGGCCGCCTTCACCACTGCCCAGTTGGAGTCTGCCCTACCGGACCTAGGCGATGCTCTTGCCGGCAAGGTGATACATGCTCTAAACCAGCCCGTCCGGACGGGCCTGACAAGGGTAGAGGCAAGGAAATATGTCTCTTTGTTTGAGCCAAAAGGCCATGATGATACACTCCTCCTGGAGTTTGCCAAGTTAGATTTCAACCTGTTGCAGAAGCTACACCAAAGAGAGCTTAGTGAGATCACAAG gtgGTGGAAAGATTTAGATGTGCCAAAGAAACTGTCATTTGCAAGAGATAGAGTGGTGGAGTGCTACTTTTGGATAATGGGAGTGTATTTCGAACCCCAGTATGAGCTCGGTAGAAGGATACTAACCAAAGTGATTGCTCTAACCTCCATTATAGACGACACATATGATGCCTATGGAACCTTTGAAGAACTTGCCCTCTTCACTGATGCAGTTgaaaa GTGGCATGTGGGTGCTGCACGTCAACTTCCAGAGTACATGAGGCTGTGTTACAAAGCATTGCTTGATGTTTACAACATGATTGAGGAGGAGATGGTCAAGCAAGAAAGGTCTTACGCTGTTGACTATGCAAAATTAGCA ATGAAGAAGCTAGTAAGGGCCTACTTTGAGGAGGCTAAATGGTTCCACCAAGGCCACACTCCGTCCATGGAAGAGTACATGCAAGTGGCGCTTGTAACCAGTGCTTATGAGATGATTTCGACCAATTCATTTGTTGGGATGGGTGATTTAGCCACCCAAGACGCCTTTGATTGGGTATCAAGTCACCCTTTAATTGTTAGGGCTTCCTCTGTTATATGTCGGCTCATGGATGATCTGGTTAGCCACAAG TTTGAGCAGGAGAGAGGGCACATAGCCTCTGCTGTGGAATGCTACATGGAACAGTATAAAACATCAGAGGAAAAGGCAGTGGTTGAACTTGAGAAGCAAGTTGGAGATGCATGGAAGGACATTAATGCAGAGATGTTACAACCAACTGCAGTGCCAATGCCTTTGCTTGTGCGAGTAGACAATCTTGCTAGAGTGATAAATGTTGTGTACAAGAACAACGATGGTTACACTCGTTCTGGGACGAAGCTTAAGGATTTTATCACCTCCACACTTATTGAGGTCGTGCCCACCTAG